A section of the Malus sylvestris chromosome 17, drMalSylv7.2, whole genome shotgun sequence genome encodes:
- the LOC126612388 gene encoding NEDD8-conjugating enzyme Ubc12-like isoform X4, translating to MIRLFKVKEKQKETAENAKENGLVKKQSAGELRLHRDISELNMPEECKISFPNGKDDLMDFEITITPYRGYYMGGGFVFTFKVPAVYPHEPPKVKCKTKEPNIDLEAGAVAEPKSNSSHC from the exons ATGATCAGATTGTTTAAAgtgaaagaaaagcaaaaggaaacagCTGAAAACgcaaaagagaatggtctcgtaAAGAAGCAAAGTGCAGGAGAATTGCGTCTTCATAGAG ATATAAGTGAGTTGAACATGCCAGAAGAATGCAAGATTTCATTCCCCAATGGAAAGgatgatttgatggactttgaGATTACCATTACACCTTATCGGGGATATTATAT GGGTGGTGGGTTTGTCTTCACGTTTAAAGTTCCCGCAGTCTACCCTCATGAGCCTCCGAAGGTCAAGTGCAAAACCAAG GAACCTAACATCGACTTAGAAGCGGGAGCTGTTGCTGAACCGAAATCAAATTCATCACA
- the LOC126612388 gene encoding NEDD8-conjugating enzyme Ubc12-like isoform X6: MIRLFKVKEKQKETAENAKENGLVKKQSAGELRLHRDISELNMPEECKISFPNGKDDLMDFEITITPYRGYYMGGGFVFTFKVPAVYPHEPPKVKCKTKEPNIDLEAGAVAEPKSNSSQ, encoded by the exons ATGATCAGATTGTTTAAAgtgaaagaaaagcaaaaggaaacagCTGAAAACgcaaaagagaatggtctcgtaAAGAAGCAAAGTGCAGGAGAATTGCGTCTTCATAGAG ATATAAGTGAGTTGAACATGCCAGAAGAATGCAAGATTTCATTCCCCAATGGAAAGgatgatttgatggactttgaGATTACCATTACACCTTATCGGGGATATTATAT GGGTGGTGGGTTTGTCTTCACGTTTAAAGTTCCCGCAGTCTACCCTCATGAGCCTCCGAAGGTCAAGTGCAAAACCAAG GAACCTAACATCGACTTAGAAGCGGGAGCTGTTGCTGAACCGAAATCAAATTCATCACA
- the LOC126612388 gene encoding NEDD8-conjugating enzyme Ubc12-like isoform X3 → MIRLFKVKEKQKETAENAKENGLVKKQSAGELRLHRDISELNMPEECKISFPNGKDDLMDFEITITPYRGYYMGGGFVFTFKVPAVYPHEPPKVKCKTKEPNIDLEAGAVAEPKSNSSQL, encoded by the exons ATGATCAGATTGTTTAAAgtgaaagaaaagcaaaaggaaacagCTGAAAACgcaaaagagaatggtctcgtaAAGAAGCAAAGTGCAGGAGAATTGCGTCTTCATAGAG ATATAAGTGAGTTGAACATGCCAGAAGAATGCAAGATTTCATTCCCCAATGGAAAGgatgatttgatggactttgaGATTACCATTACACCTTATCGGGGATATTATAT GGGTGGTGGGTTTGTCTTCACGTTTAAAGTTCCCGCAGTCTACCCTCATGAGCCTCCGAAGGTCAAGTGCAAAACCAAG GAACCTAACATCGACTTAGAAGCGGGAGCTGTTGCTGAACCGAAATCAAATTCATCACA GTTATGA
- the LOC126612388 gene encoding NEDD8-conjugating enzyme Ubc12-like isoform X7 — MIRLFKVKEKQKETAENAKENGLVKKQSAGELRLHRDISELNMPEECKISFPNGKDDLMDFEITITPYRGYYMGGGFVFTFKVPAVYPHEPPKVKCKTKIYHLNIDLEGNT, encoded by the exons ATGATCAGATTGTTTAAAgtgaaagaaaagcaaaaggaaacagCTGAAAACgcaaaagagaatggtctcgtaAAGAAGCAAAGTGCAGGAGAATTGCGTCTTCATAGAG ATATAAGTGAGTTGAACATGCCAGAAGAATGCAAGATTTCATTCCCCAATGGAAAGgatgatttgatggactttgaGATTACCATTACACCTTATCGGGGATATTATAT GGGTGGTGGGTTTGTCTTCACGTTTAAAGTTCCCGCAGTCTACCCTCATGAGCCTCCGAAGGTCAAGTGCAAAACCAAG ATCTACCATCTCAACATCGACTTAGAAGGAAACACTTGA